The proteins below come from a single Geobacillus thermoleovorans genomic window:
- a CDS encoding AbrB/MazE/SpoVT family DNA-binding domain-containing protein, whose protein sequence is MKSTGIVRKVDELGRVVIPIELRRTLDINEKDALEIYVDDDRIILKKYKPNMTCVVTGEVSDDNFKLAGGKIILSREGAEILLQEIQQHLEAATDKEKE, encoded by the coding sequence ATGAAATCGACAGGGATCGTGCGTAAAGTCGATGAGTTAGGCCGCGTCGTCATTCCAATTGAGCTGCGACGTACGTTGGATATTAACGAAAAAGATGCGTTGGAAATTTATGTTGACGATGACCGCATCATTTTGAAAAAGTATAAGCCGAACATGACGTGTGTCGTCACCGGCGAAGTGTCGGACGACAACTTCAAACTGGCCGGCGGCAAAATCATTTTAAGCCGCGAAGGCGCAGAAATTTTGCTGCAGGAGATCCAACAGCATCTAGAAGCAGCAACAGACAAAGAAAAAGAATAA
- the rsmI gene encoding 16S rRNA (cytidine(1402)-2'-O)-methyltransferase: MLWQQKSFTEQTEQGTLYIVPTPIGNLEDMTFRAVRTLQEADVIAAEDTRQTKKLLAHFGIHTPLVSYHEHNKYASGRQLVEWLKEGKTVALVSDAGMPGISDPGYELIVAALAERCRVVPLPGANAALTALVASGLPTDRFLFVGFLERAKKEKKEQLLSLKTAAETLIFYEAPHRLKETLALMYDIFGNRRIALGRELTKRFEEFIRGDLSDAVAWAEEHDTRGEFCLIVEGARDGNKQEQEGEEWWQPLSLVEHVDYYIREHSLSVKEAVKQAASDRNMSKRDVYRQYHQQQEEEKKEFL, translated from the coding sequence ATGCTTTGGCAGCAAAAAAGTTTTACCGAACAAACGGAGCAAGGGACACTGTACATCGTGCCGACGCCGATCGGCAATTTGGAGGATATGACGTTTCGTGCGGTTAGGACGCTTCAGGAAGCTGACGTCATCGCCGCCGAGGACACAAGGCAGACGAAAAAGCTGCTCGCCCATTTCGGCATTCATACGCCGCTCGTCAGCTACCATGAGCATAATAAATACGCGAGCGGCCGGCAGCTTGTCGAATGGCTGAAGGAAGGAAAAACGGTGGCATTGGTGAGCGACGCCGGGATGCCCGGCATTTCCGATCCGGGTTATGAGCTTATTGTTGCGGCGCTTGCCGAGCGCTGCCGCGTCGTCCCTCTTCCTGGAGCGAACGCGGCATTGACAGCGCTTGTCGCCTCCGGGCTGCCCACGGACCGCTTTTTGTTTGTCGGCTTTTTGGAACGGGCGAAAAAAGAGAAAAAAGAGCAGCTGCTGTCATTAAAAACAGCGGCGGAGACGTTAATTTTTTATGAGGCGCCCCACCGCTTGAAAGAAACGCTCGCTCTTATGTATGATATATTCGGCAATCGGCGCATCGCTCTTGGCCGCGAGTTGACGAAACGGTTTGAGGAGTTCATCCGCGGCGATTTAAGCGATGCGGTCGCCTGGGCGGAAGAACATGACACCCGCGGTGAATTTTGCCTCATTGTCGAAGGGGCGCGAGACGGGAATAAACAAGAGCAAGAGGGAGAGGAATGGTGGCAGCCGCTTTCGCTTGTCGAACATGTCGATTATTATATTCGCGAGCACAGCCTTTCCGTCAAGGAGGCGGTGAAACAGGCGGCCAGTGATCGAAATATGTCGAAACGCGACGTTTATCGGCAGTATCATCAACAGCAAGAAGAAGAAAAAAAAGAGTTTCTCTGA